One region of Skermanella mucosa genomic DNA includes:
- a CDS encoding DUF2780 domain-containing protein yields MRQFLSSRVLSSRVLSSRILLLATALMFAVATGMPRAAQAADAGGLVNALTSQLGVSKPQAEGGAGALFNLAKQRMNSDQFGQVESQVPGIGGLMGAAPGGSNGSGSASGGSGGGLAGMASGALGGMSGGSGGGLGALAPLAGSFSSLGLSPDMATKFLPVVLEYLNSSGGGGAAGLLKGALTG; encoded by the coding sequence ATGCGGCAATTCCTTTCCTCGCGGGTCCTTTCCTCGCGGGTCCTTTCCTCGCGGATCCTGCTGCTCGCAACCGCCCTGATGTTCGCCGTGGCAACCGGCATGCCCCGTGCCGCCCAGGCGGCCGACGCCGGGGGGCTGGTGAACGCTCTGACGTCGCAGCTCGGCGTCAGCAAGCCGCAGGCGGAGGGCGGCGCCGGCGCCCTGTTCAACCTCGCCAAGCAGCGCATGAACTCGGACCAGTTCGGCCAAGTGGAAAGCCAGGTGCCGGGTATCGGCGGGCTGATGGGCGCCGCGCCCGGCGGGTCGAATGGCAGCGGATCGGCGAGCGGCGGATCAGGTGGCGGCTTGGCCGGCATGGCGTCCGGCGCGCTCGGCGGCATGTCCGGCGGGAGCGGCGGCGGCCTCGGTGCCCTGGCACCGCTGGCGGGATCCTTCTCGTCCCTCGGCCTGTCGCCGGACATGGCGACCAAATTCCTGCCGGTAGTCCTGGAATACCTCAACTCCAGCGGCGGGGGCGGAGCAGCCGGCCTGCTCAAGGGCGCGCTGACGGGCTGA
- a CDS encoding glycosyltransferase family protein produces MSIDLVVFGENWGWPTSGTYHLVRHLGAGRKVVWVNSPTLGCCPTCPRLKTASPGDGYRPDRILAPLTLPFPADQAARAANQQLLGHQIRTAMAALGVRRPILLTSRPTAIDAVGELDEHAVVYHCDTDFGRHGGIANCPLERLEGELARRADLIITASPALAARFPAGKTVVMAQAGSARDEMDTGSALWQARAAEVARLIGTLG; encoded by the coding sequence ATGAGCATAGATCTTGTCGTCTTCGGGGAAAACTGGGGTTGGCCGACGAGCGGCACCTATCATCTGGTCCGCCATCTCGGCGCCGGACGCAAGGTTGTCTGGGTCAATTCACCCACCCTCGGCTGCTGCCCCACCTGCCCCCGCCTGAAGACCGCGTCGCCCGGGGACGGCTACCGGCCGGACAGGATCCTGGCACCGCTGACACTGCCCTTCCCGGCCGACCAAGCCGCCCGGGCGGCCAACCAGCAGCTGCTGGGCCACCAGATCCGCACCGCCATGGCAGCCCTGGGCGTACGGCGGCCGATCCTGCTGACGTCCCGCCCGACGGCGATCGACGCGGTCGGCGAATTGGACGAACATGCCGTGGTCTATCACTGCGACACCGACTTCGGGCGGCATGGCGGGATCGCGAACTGCCCGCTGGAGCGGCTGGAAGGCGAGCTAGCACGGCGGGCCGACCTGATCATCACGGCCTCGCCGGCCCTGGCCGCCCGGTTTCCGGCGGGCAAGACGGTCGTCATGGCGCAGGCCGGTTCGGCGCGGGACGAGATGGACACCGGCTCGGCGCTGTGGCAAGCCCGCGCCGCGGAGGTCGCCCGGCTGATCGGGACTCTCGGCTGA
- a CDS encoding SLC13 family permease has protein sequence MSFSQAAAFSIVIGMVVLFIWDRIRYDVVALGALLAAVVCGIVPVDKAFSGFSDDIVIIVASALVVSAAVGRSGIVETILQPFVGHMKTTDSQVAILVSIVTVLSGFMKNIGALAIFMPIAFQISRRTGKPASRLLMPLSFGSLLGGVATLVGTSPNIIVSRMREDIVGEPFRMFDFAPVGAGLAAAGVVFLVFGWRLLPRKRGRGPSDQMFSIENYTTEVRLTPGSPLVGKTVFDLESMAEADITVSGIIREGYRRYVPSGTWTLFADDLLVLEGETHALEKLVKDAKLELIGMKKDGKVASARRGEVGMVEAVVTQGSQMLGRSAEQLNLRERFGVNLVAVSRRGRQISQRLRRVRFQQGDLLVLQGVKDAMPETLAALGCLPLAERNLQLGRKRHAYLPISVLAIAMVLVAIQAVSVTIAFFGAAVVLLLTRVLSPQEAYEVVDWPILILLGALIPVSDALRTTGGTDLIAGWLSGAAAALPPLGALGLILTVAMAVTPFLNNAATVLVMAPIGAGLAQRLGLNPDPFLMAVAVGAACDFLTPIGHQCNTLVMGPGGYRFGDYWRLGLPLSVLVVVLGTFLISVFWPM, from the coding sequence ATGTCATTCAGCCAGGCAGCCGCCTTCTCCATCGTCATCGGCATGGTCGTCCTGTTCATCTGGGACCGGATCCGCTACGACGTGGTGGCGCTCGGCGCGTTGCTGGCCGCGGTGGTCTGCGGGATCGTCCCGGTCGACAAGGCCTTCAGCGGGTTCAGCGACGACATCGTCATCATCGTGGCGTCCGCCCTGGTGGTCAGCGCCGCGGTCGGCCGTTCAGGCATCGTCGAGACGATCCTCCAGCCTTTCGTCGGCCACATGAAGACCACCGACTCCCAGGTCGCGATCCTGGTGTCGATCGTGACCGTGCTGTCCGGCTTCATGAAGAACATCGGCGCGCTGGCGATCTTCATGCCGATCGCCTTCCAGATCTCGCGGCGGACCGGCAAGCCGGCATCGCGCCTGCTGATGCCGCTGTCGTTCGGGTCACTCCTGGGCGGCGTCGCGACGCTGGTCGGCACATCGCCCAACATCATCGTGTCGCGCATGCGCGAGGACATCGTGGGCGAGCCGTTCCGCATGTTCGACTTCGCCCCGGTCGGGGCCGGGCTCGCCGCGGCCGGAGTGGTCTTCCTGGTGTTCGGCTGGCGCCTGCTGCCGCGCAAGCGCGGGCGCGGCCCCAGCGACCAGATGTTCTCGATCGAGAACTACACCACGGAAGTGCGCCTTACGCCCGGCTCGCCCCTGGTCGGCAAGACCGTCTTCGACCTTGAGAGCATGGCGGAGGCCGACATCACGGTCTCCGGCATCATCCGCGAGGGGTACCGGCGCTACGTGCCGTCCGGCACCTGGACGCTGTTCGCCGACGACCTCCTGGTCCTGGAGGGCGAGACGCACGCCCTGGAGAAGCTCGTCAAGGACGCCAAGCTGGAACTGATCGGCATGAAGAAGGACGGCAAGGTCGCGTCGGCCCGGCGCGGCGAGGTCGGCATGGTCGAGGCGGTGGTCACCCAGGGTTCCCAGATGCTCGGCCGGTCGGCCGAGCAGTTGAACCTGCGCGAACGGTTCGGGGTCAACCTTGTCGCGGTCAGCCGGCGCGGCCGGCAGATCAGCCAGCGCCTGCGCCGGGTCCGTTTCCAGCAGGGTGACCTTCTGGTGCTCCAGGGCGTCAAGGACGCCATGCCGGAAACCCTGGCGGCGCTGGGCTGCCTGCCGCTCGCCGAGCGGAACCTGCAGCTCGGCCGTAAGCGCCACGCCTATCTGCCGATCTCGGTGCTGGCGATCGCCATGGTGCTGGTGGCGATCCAGGCGGTGAGCGTCACCATCGCCTTCTTCGGGGCGGCGGTCGTGCTGCTGCTCACCCGCGTCCTGAGCCCGCAGGAAGCCTACGAGGTTGTCGACTGGCCGATCCTGATCCTGCTCGGTGCGCTGATCCCGGTCAGCGACGCGCTGCGCACCACCGGCGGCACGGACCTGATCGCCGGCTGGCTGTCGGGCGCCGCCGCGGCGCTGCCGCCCCTGGGGGCGCTGGGGCTGATCCTGACGGTCGCGATGGCGGTGACGCCGTTCCTCAACAATGCCGCGACGGTCCTGGTGATGGCGCCGATCGGCGCGGGCCTGGCGCAGCGGCTGGGGCTCAACCCCGATCCGTTCCTGATGGCGGTGGCGGTCGGCGCCGCGTGCGATTTCCTCACCCCGATCGGCCACCAGTGCAACACGCTGGTGATGGGGCCGGGGGGATATCGTTTCGGGGATTACTGGCGGCTGGGCCTGCCGCTTTCGGTGCTGGTCGTCGTGCTCGGCACGTTCCTGATCAGCGTGTTCTGGCCCATGTGA
- a CDS encoding cold-shock protein gives MPTGTVKWFNATKGYGFIQPDQGGPDVFVHISAVERSGMSGLNDGDTVSFDLENDPRKGKTSAVNLKRV, from the coding sequence ATGCCGACTGGTACCGTCAAATGGTTCAATGCCACGAAAGGGTATGGCTTCATCCAGCCCGATCAGGGTGGGCCCGACGTCTTCGTTCACATCTCCGCCGTCGAGCGCTCGGGCATGAGCGGCCTCAACGACGGTGACACCGTCAGCTTCGACCTCGAGAACGACCCCCGCAAGGGGAAGACCTCGGCTGTCAACCTGAAGCGGGTCTGA
- a CDS encoding SET domain-containing protein: MDAIDLRPRQKVAAPKPQQKLAQYLYLFVAPSAAAGLGLFTSRPVRAGSSVLTVTDPDYLARAMSRRDIIRAGYSHADIFQVGTDLFIPPYGGPDDFTNHSCEPNCGLRVRPDGFSMVALYDIEANEELTYDYSTHQEHPDEDMACACGSRTCRGTVRSFSALPAGLRKRYLDLGVVADFAAAAVRQDAALALPF, encoded by the coding sequence ATGGATGCGATCGATCTGAGGCCCCGGCAGAAAGTTGCGGCCCCCAAACCACAGCAGAAGCTTGCCCAATACCTTTACCTCTTCGTGGCCCCTTCGGCGGCCGCGGGCCTCGGGCTGTTCACGTCGCGGCCGGTCCGCGCCGGATCGAGCGTCCTGACGGTGACCGACCCGGACTATCTGGCGCGGGCGATGAGCCGCCGGGACATCATCCGGGCCGGCTACAGCCATGCCGATATCTTCCAGGTCGGGACCGACCTTTTCATCCCGCCCTACGGCGGCCCCGACGATTTCACCAATCACAGCTGCGAGCCCAATTGCGGGCTGAGGGTCCGGCCCGATGGCTTCTCCATGGTCGCCCTGTACGATATCGAGGCCAACGAGGAATTGACCTACGACTATTCGACCCACCAGGAGCATCCGGACGAGGACATGGCCTGCGCCTGCGGATCGCGGACCTGCCGCGGCACCGTCCGCAGCTTCTCGGCCCTGCCGGCCGGGCTGAGGAAGCGTTACCTGGATCTCGGCGTCGTGGCGGACTTCGCCGCCGCCGCGGTCCGCCAAGACGCGGCACTGGCCCTGCCGTTCTAG
- a CDS encoding HEAT repeat domain-containing protein, which produces MSKPSMALPSFLRRYFEVPACVVELAVLGALASGGILVLTTSSAALFLAKEGSDAMPVFYILLAAVSIPLASAVSAVLSRWLTLRVSAALCLASALMGMVLWAMAVAETPGATHAAYIAAYSLEILYDTLFWLLASEYLTTLDMKRHAAQLAMAFGAGGVGGGLIGSALSHVVATQTLFLVSSVLFGLALLQCLRIGRRLERLGDGEDEDECGILDALRSLGGTIAGFPLIAAIGLGILLMSALFCLQDYLAMVVYAEAFEDEDALAGFLALVYSAQQAAELVILALFGRLVLERGSPLLRNLIFPATTLLSLAGLFLVWGLPAAIVMHMNANAVSNAIFEPVKTLNYAAIPYRVLGQVRMLVEGAIYPAGIALSGVGLLWLQGWADTRTVLLVTMGLAALFAAVCASIGVGFLPSLLKSLRRRAAGPLDSRRRGGAHRFSRADILALHAHPDPQVRRHAGELARKFAPDLALDLALDGGAGRPAQAPASRGAVVVLDPVRHIQALARMLEQGSAEARQNAAEALGRCGDAAVPEILPRLASRRPEVANAAVLALGAIGTRRARRILLDHLAPLYRQAHYNLHGLAAVTGLFDPSQSLVDVMTAAIRASNRRIIWRVLMVKAALGNKRDIRLLYSLAHSSDARIRADAIEALSSLPTGRFIRPVLALLEAGAGDAPPAADSPRAVRSPTQAAGAVMRAASADRWTRLLAARLLDDAAVPATGENAMLDLILFLKTLPLFQALTLEEVGFLAERAETATPSAGTSLFEAGEPIRYLSVIRAGTAELRIDGVPVDRIGAGGAFGETAFLEDASYPLGGIAVTDMVVLRFHRALIADLVAEHPMALPPLLADWQRRLARLYGRLAEQTAPGPGRTGARLQLIHRTEIQAAATATATDVHAAARQGSPDECA; this is translated from the coding sequence ATGTCCAAGCCGTCGATGGCGCTGCCGTCCTTCCTGAGACGGTATTTCGAAGTTCCGGCCTGCGTCGTCGAACTGGCGGTCCTGGGAGCCCTGGCGTCCGGCGGCATCCTGGTCCTGACCACCAGCAGCGCCGCGCTCTTCCTGGCCAAGGAAGGCAGCGACGCCATGCCGGTCTTCTACATCCTGCTCGCCGCCGTCTCGATCCCGCTGGCGTCGGCCGTCTCGGCGGTGCTGTCGCGCTGGCTGACGCTGCGGGTCTCCGCGGCCCTGTGCCTCGCCTCGGCCCTGATGGGGATGGTTCTTTGGGCGATGGCCGTCGCGGAGACCCCGGGCGCCACCCACGCCGCCTACATCGCGGCCTACAGCCTGGAGATCCTCTACGACACGCTCTTCTGGCTGCTCGCATCGGAATACCTGACGACGCTCGACATGAAGCGGCACGCGGCCCAGCTTGCCATGGCCTTCGGCGCCGGCGGCGTCGGCGGCGGGCTGATCGGCTCGGCACTTTCCCACGTCGTCGCGACCCAGACGCTGTTCCTGGTGTCGTCGGTCCTGTTCGGCCTCGCCCTCCTGCAGTGCCTGCGCATCGGGCGGCGGCTCGAACGGCTGGGCGACGGGGAAGACGAGGACGAGTGCGGAATCCTGGACGCGCTGCGGTCCCTGGGCGGTACCATCGCCGGCTTTCCCCTGATCGCCGCGATCGGCCTCGGTATCCTGCTGATGTCGGCCCTGTTCTGCCTCCAGGACTACCTGGCGATGGTGGTCTATGCCGAAGCCTTCGAGGACGAGGATGCGCTGGCCGGGTTCCTGGCCCTCGTCTATTCCGCCCAGCAGGCGGCGGAGCTTGTCATCCTGGCGCTGTTCGGGCGGCTCGTCCTGGAACGGGGAAGCCCGCTGCTGCGCAACCTGATCTTTCCGGCGACCACCCTGCTGAGCCTGGCCGGGCTCTTCCTCGTCTGGGGCCTGCCCGCCGCCATCGTCATGCACATGAACGCCAACGCGGTGTCGAACGCGATCTTCGAACCGGTCAAGACGCTGAACTATGCCGCGATCCCCTACCGGGTCCTGGGGCAGGTTCGCATGCTGGTGGAGGGGGCCATCTACCCCGCCGGCATCGCGCTGTCCGGCGTCGGCCTGCTGTGGCTCCAGGGCTGGGCGGACACGCGCACCGTCCTGCTGGTCACCATGGGCCTCGCGGCGCTGTTCGCCGCCGTCTGTGCTTCCATCGGCGTGGGATTCCTGCCCAGCCTGCTGAAAAGCCTGCGCCGGCGGGCGGCCGGTCCGCTCGACTCCAGGCGGCGTGGGGGAGCGCACCGGTTCTCCCGGGCCGACATCCTGGCGCTCCATGCCCATCCCGATCCCCAGGTCCGGCGCCACGCCGGGGAGCTGGCCAGGAAGTTCGCTCCCGACCTGGCTCTCGACCTGGCTCTCGACGGGGGGGCCGGGCGGCCCGCCCAGGCGCCGGCGTCGCGGGGTGCCGTCGTCGTCCTGGACCCGGTGCGCCATATCCAGGCGCTGGCGCGCATGCTGGAGCAGGGATCCGCGGAAGCGCGACAGAACGCCGCGGAGGCGCTGGGCCGGTGCGGCGACGCCGCCGTTCCGGAGATCCTGCCTCGGCTCGCCTCCCGCCGGCCCGAGGTTGCCAATGCGGCCGTGCTGGCGTTGGGGGCAATCGGGACGCGCCGCGCCCGGCGCATCCTGCTGGACCATTTGGCCCCGCTCTACCGGCAGGCCCATTACAATCTTCACGGACTGGCGGCGGTCACGGGACTGTTCGACCCGTCCCAATCGCTGGTCGACGTGATGACCGCCGCCATCCGGGCGAGCAACCGGCGCATCATCTGGCGGGTGCTGATGGTCAAGGCGGCGCTGGGCAACAAGCGCGACATCCGGTTGCTTTACAGCCTCGCCCACTCGTCGGACGCCCGCATACGGGCGGATGCCATCGAGGCGCTTTCAAGCCTGCCGACCGGCCGCTTCATCCGCCCGGTGCTGGCCCTGCTGGAAGCGGGCGCGGGCGATGCGCCGCCTGCGGCGGACTCCCCGCGAGCGGTGCGGTCGCCGACCCAGGCGGCGGGCGCCGTGATGAGGGCGGCTTCGGCCGACCGTTGGACCCGCTTGCTGGCCGCCCGCCTGCTCGACGACGCCGCGGTTCCCGCCACCGGAGAAAACGCCATGCTCGATCTGATCCTGTTCCTCAAGACGCTTCCCCTGTTCCAGGCGCTGACCCTGGAGGAGGTGGGCTTCTTGGCGGAGCGGGCCGAAACCGCGACGCCCTCCGCCGGAACCTCCCTGTTCGAGGCCGGCGAGCCGATCCGCTATCTCTCGGTGATCCGCGCCGGCACCGCCGAACTGCGGATCGACGGGGTGCCGGTGGACCGGATCGGCGCCGGAGGCGCGTTCGGCGAGACCGCGTTCCTGGAGGACGCGAGCTACCCCTTGGGCGGCATCGCCGTGACGGATATGGTCGTGCTGCGGTTCCACCGCGCGCTGATCGCCGACCTGGTTGCCGAACACCCCATGGCGCTGCCGCCGCTCCTCGCGGACTGGCAGCGCCGGCTCGCCCGCCTCTACGGCCGGCTGGCCGAGCAGACCGCGCCCGGTCCGGGCAGGACCGGCGCCCGGCTCCAGCTGATCCACAGGACCGAGATCCAAGCTGCCGCCACCGCCACCGCCACCGATGTCCATGCCGCCGCCCGGCAGGGGAGCCCCGACGAATGCGCCTGA
- a CDS encoding sensor histidine kinase, translating into MRLIHRVILILSAAALAMLVGNALIVHLIVGEEFRSIESALAERNADRAVDAVSDNLAHLRGSALDWATWDSSYRFMRGEGVREFVGQNLVPQSFQGIRVNLMYFVRFDGTVAWGDILDLSAGEAVDLPEMSKELLTPAQLALFSTGEEEVTATPSGILMTSRGPMLVVSAPILRADGTGPAAGFLLLGRFLDAGLVDRLGRQVHARFTLDPIDAAGGKVSGGAGDGPAAPAVQEPTGELQRDRRAEAPRNREVTVGKDHLTVRTVLNDIAGKPALALETSYARTISEAGSSMVNYVIALMAAVLALAGLAILLMLNRTVVKPVARLMRRVLEARGGTIPESGPEFAASASFSAAGESPDEIVILENEFERTIQQLDETQKRLVEQSFYTGMAELVGGMTHNVRNALTPISIKLWHIGRALDMAHLDRMEAAVGRVEAATADRQDCALAVTYLKACMEHLRTSHSTIETDIGVIGDQATQIEQIFYDHERFSRAKRQVETIDISRVVDEASKLLQNGEKIRIAVAPGVAKLPAVRGHHVVLTQVFGNLIVNAEEAILAAGRGAGTISIDGELVRRDGVDMVELHVSDDGQGIPEDKLDRIFERGYSTRRVHSGGIGLHWCANSLAGMGGGIWAVSDGIGRGARMVVRLPARKRVFNFDSLKETA; encoded by the coding sequence ATGCGCCTGATACACCGTGTCATCCTTATCCTGTCGGCAGCGGCGCTCGCGATGCTGGTGGGCAATGCCCTGATCGTCCACCTGATCGTCGGCGAGGAGTTCAGGTCGATCGAGAGCGCCCTGGCGGAGCGCAACGCCGACCGCGCGGTCGATGCCGTTTCGGACAACCTGGCCCATCTGCGCGGCTCCGCCCTGGACTGGGCCACCTGGGACAGCAGCTACCGGTTCATGCGGGGCGAGGGCGTCCGGGAGTTCGTCGGGCAGAACCTGGTGCCGCAGAGCTTCCAGGGCATCAGGGTCAACCTGATGTATTTCGTCCGGTTCGACGGCACGGTGGCCTGGGGGGATATCCTCGACCTCTCGGCGGGCGAGGCCGTGGACCTGCCGGAAATGTCCAAGGAGCTGCTGACGCCGGCCCAGCTCGCCCTGTTCTCCACCGGGGAGGAGGAGGTGACCGCCACCCCGTCGGGCATCCTGATGACGTCCAGGGGGCCGATGCTGGTCGTCAGCGCACCGATCCTCCGGGCCGACGGCACGGGACCGGCCGCCGGCTTCCTGCTGCTGGGGCGCTTCCTGGATGCCGGCCTGGTGGACCGGCTCGGCCGGCAGGTCCATGCCCGCTTCACCCTCGATCCGATCGACGCCGCCGGCGGCAAGGTCTCCGGCGGTGCCGGGGACGGCCCGGCGGCACCGGCCGTCCAGGAACCGACCGGGGAACTGCAGCGGGACCGCAGGGCGGAGGCGCCGCGGAACCGGGAGGTGACGGTGGGCAAGGATCACCTGACGGTCCGCACGGTGCTCAACGACATCGCGGGCAAGCCCGCCCTGGCTCTGGAGACCAGTTACGCCCGCACCATCAGCGAGGCCGGAAGCAGCATGGTCAACTACGTGATCGCGCTGATGGCCGCGGTGCTGGCGCTCGCCGGCCTGGCGATCCTGCTGATGCTGAACCGGACGGTCGTCAAGCCGGTCGCCCGCCTGATGCGGCGCGTCCTGGAGGCACGCGGCGGCACCATTCCGGAGTCCGGCCCGGAGTTCGCCGCGTCGGCCAGCTTCTCCGCCGCCGGGGAATCGCCCGACGAGATCGTGATCCTGGAGAACGAGTTCGAGCGCACGATCCAGCAGCTCGACGAGACCCAGAAACGGCTGGTCGAGCAGAGCTTCTATACCGGCATGGCGGAGCTGGTCGGCGGCATGACCCACAATGTCCGGAACGCGCTGACCCCGATCTCGATCAAGCTTTGGCATATCGGGCGGGCGCTCGACATGGCCCATCTCGACAGGATGGAGGCGGCCGTCGGGCGCGTCGAGGCGGCGACCGCCGACCGACAGGACTGCGCCCTCGCCGTGACGTACCTGAAAGCCTGCATGGAGCATCTGCGCACCAGCCACTCGACCATCGAGACCGACATCGGCGTGATCGGCGACCAGGCGACTCAGATCGAGCAGATCTTCTATGACCATGAGCGTTTCAGCCGGGCAAAACGTCAGGTTGAGACAATCGACATCTCCCGTGTGGTCGACGAGGCCTCGAAACTGTTGCAGAATGGCGAGAAGATCAGGATCGCGGTGGCGCCCGGCGTGGCGAAGCTGCCCGCCGTTCGCGGCCATCACGTGGTCCTGACCCAGGTGTTCGGCAACCTGATCGTGAATGCCGAGGAGGCGATCCTGGCCGCGGGTCGCGGGGCCGGAACGATCTCGATCGATGGCGAACTGGTGAGGCGCGACGGCGTGGACATGGTGGAACTGCACGTTTCCGACGATGGGCAGGGTATTCCGGAGGACAAGCTGGACCGGATCTTCGAGCGCGGCTACAGCACCCGCCGGGTCCACAGCGGCGGCATCGGTCTGCACTGGTGCGCGAACAGCCTGGCGGGAATGGGCGGCGGCATCTGGGCGGTCAGCGACGGCATCGGCCGGGGCGCGCGGATGGTGGTCCGGCTCCCGGCCAGGAAGAGGGTCTTCAATTTCGACAGCCTGAAAGAGACGGCATGA
- a CDS encoding response regulator, translated as MRTTQPFRVLAADDEPMLLDSYRYVIDDLAPRRDRITEIEEQLFGRSEDPANLEVELVCVRQGEPAVAQVLEGLRTGRPFGAAFLDVRMPPGISGLEAAKRIRELDGLISIVIVSGFTGVDAREITRDIPPADRLFFLAKPFQARELQQYVLSFSARHESDRKMLEAEAARSRNLHQYCG; from the coding sequence ATGAGGACGACCCAACCTTTCCGCGTCCTGGCGGCTGATGACGAGCCCATGCTGCTCGACAGCTACCGCTATGTCATCGACGACCTGGCGCCGAGGCGCGACCGCATCACCGAAATCGAGGAACAGCTTTTCGGCCGGTCGGAAGACCCCGCGAACCTGGAAGTGGAACTGGTCTGCGTGCGCCAGGGTGAGCCGGCGGTCGCCCAGGTCCTGGAGGGGCTGCGGACAGGTCGGCCGTTCGGCGCGGCGTTCCTGGACGTCCGGATGCCGCCCGGCATCTCCGGACTGGAGGCGGCCAAGCGCATCCGGGAACTGGACGGCCTGATCAGCATCGTGATCGTCAGCGGCTTCACCGGGGTGGACGCCCGGGAGATCACCCGCGACATTCCGCCGGCCGACCGCCTGTTCTTCCTGGCCAAGCCGTTCCAGGCCCGCGAACTCCAGCAATATGTCCTGTCCTTCTCCGCCCGGCACGAGAGCGACCGGAAGATGCTGGAGGCGGAAGCCGCGCGGAGCCGGAACCTGCACCAGTATTGTGGCTGA
- a CDS encoding SH3 domain-containing protein, with product MRRPVAAIALLLGLGACQAAPPRPEATVAAPPAPAAAPRFEAVPGKWVAAKAANLRAGPGTDFPIVGGVRPGDPLDVLGRPPGTEWLALRQGNSQVFIHKRLTHQTDEPPPVTQRVVVAMPAPIRQAAPAPAADAPAPVPATVPASTPVAAPAAAAGAPAGAPVALAGGRTQTGAAPRGVGDWVATGDPVPLRPIAR from the coding sequence ATGCGCCGTCCCGTCGCCGCCATCGCCCTCCTGCTCGGCCTCGGCGCCTGCCAGGCCGCTCCGCCCAGGCCGGAGGCGACGGTCGCCGCCCCTCCGGCACCCGCCGCGGCCCCGCGGTTCGAGGCGGTGCCGGGGAAGTGGGTCGCGGCCAAGGCGGCCAACCTGCGCGCCGGGCCGGGGACGGATTTTCCGATCGTCGGCGGGGTGCGGCCGGGCGACCCGCTCGACGTGCTGGGCCGGCCGCCGGGAACCGAATGGCTCGCGCTGCGGCAAGGGAATTCACAGGTCTTCATCCATAAGCGGCTGACCCACCAGACCGACGAGCCTCCGCCGGTGACCCAGCGGGTCGTCGTCGCCATGCCGGCCCCAATCCGCCAAGCCGCCCCGGCACCGGCCGCCGACGCGCCGGCCCCGGTCCCGGCGACCGTGCCGGCCAGCACGCCCGTGGCCGCGCCAGCGGCAGCGGCCGGCGCGCCGGCGGGCGCACCGGTCGCCCTGGCGGGTGGGCGGACCCAAACAGGGGCGGCGCCGAGGGGCGTCGGCGACTGGGTGGCGACCGGCGATCCCGTGCCGCTCAGGCCGATCGCCCGCTGA